AATGTGGACAAATGGTGGCCGAAGAGATCTTGTCCTGCCCTTCTTGCGGGAATGAAGTGGTTGAAGGAAGAAAATATATAGATGATTATCAAATTGTCGAAGTCCTCCACGAAGGATATTCCAGCATCCTATGCCGTGCGATTAAGGAGGGCACGGATGATCCGGTAATGATCCGCATTTTCACGCTTCAATCCGGAGTCGATGAGGAGATCGCTGAGCGGCTACAGGAAGAGCTTGAGGAACTTAAGAAGCTTCCGGAAAATTATTTCGTCAGGCATTTGGAAATCCGAAAATCATCCGACGGACTTTGGTACAGGGTCAGTGAATGGATTGAAACGGAAACCTGGGGTAATTTGTTGGCCTCCGGTCGCCTCCAGGACTTTCGAACAGCTTGCAAACTTTTTTACAAGATCGCATCCATTCTCGAGGGTCTCCACCAAATCGGACATTTTATCCCCCACCTTATTTTAAATGACCTGATTATCATCAAGAACGACAAAAAAGATCTTGAAGTAAAAATAGATTACAAAGTTTCCCGCTTTCTTGATCCCCAGATGGGTCAGTCTCCCCCCATGCTGAAAAAACTTATTGCCAGCCATCCGGATATTATTCACCAGCGCCCCCTCGATTTCAGGAGTGGAATATGGTCTTTGGGAAAAGCTTTGGTGGAAATTCTTTCTGCTGACTATGAAATCAAAGATTTTCATGCCAAAATAGATGAATTGCAACTCCCCCAAGATGCTAAAGTTCTGCTAAAAATTATGCTGGCTGACGATCCCGATCTCAGGCCACAGTCGATGTCAGAGGTGGCTGATAACTTATCGCAGCTAATCGATAGTAAGGCTGAAGCCATACCATCTCCGGTAGTTGAAATCAGAGGGCTTAAAAAAAGAGTAAGCCTTCTGGTACTTATTTTGTCCATGCTGCTGGTAGTTGGCATATTGGCGTGGCTCTATTTTCCTTTCAAAAATCGAAATAGCGAAGAGATCCTTGAAGATTTCGCCAACAGGTATGCGTCATCCGTCGCCTTTGTTTTAGCCGATTACTGGCTGGAAGATGGAAAAAATTATTTTTACCGCAATCGAACCGAAGGAACCGCCTTTCTGGTGGATAAAGAAGGCTACCTCCTGACCAATCGCCACGTTGCCTGTCCATGGCTGGAGGATAATAACCTTTATATACTGATTAACCGGCTCAAACAGCTTCAAAGACCTGTTCGTTTAGGATATCGACTCTTTTTATGGTTTGAAGGGGAAAAAGCCTTTAAACGCCTGCCGAACTTACCCGGCAGCCCCGATTTAGAAGATATTTATTTTGTTGAATCCGCATATAGTACTGATGGAATTTCCCGGCTGACCATAGCTGGAGTCGCCAAACCGCCGGTGAAGACCTGGCAACTGATCAAATCTCCACTTAAGGATGACTTTGCTGTGCTAAAAGTGGACCGGCTTCCTGATGGACTGGTCCCGCTGCCCATTGACTATGAAATGGAAGCGTTGAAAATTCAAAAACTTTCACCGGTAATTACACTGGGATTTCCTCTCGGCAGCCGCACCCAGGCAAATACAGTGAATGTCAGTGTGACCAGGGGACATGTCCGGCGAACATTTGAAAACCTGATTCAGGTGGATACATCCATACACCGGGGTAACAGTGGGGGACCAATTATTGATACCAGCGGGAAAGTGATCGGTATTGCCTCAAAAGTGGCTGCAGACTACACCGCCGGCCCCAGGCCGGTAATCACTCTTCTGTCGGACATAGGAATGGTACTGCCCATAACCAAGGCTGCGGCCTTTCTTAATGAATTGAAATCCGGGCAAACCAAATGGAACGGCGTTTTAGACCTATCCGTTGATATCAAGATAAAACAGATTGCCGATTTGGCCCGTAAGGGGAAATGGGACCAGGCCAGAGCACTGGCCGATAAAGACCTGAAGGTAAGTTTTGATCCCATGCTGGTTATGGCAGCAGGAATGATGCACCTTTGTTCAGAAGACTACCAGGGAGCAAAGCACCTTTTCAGCCAAGCTTTATCAATGGATAGCGAAAATAATCAAGCAAGGTGGATGCTTTTTTTAATCGATTGGATGGAAAACCGGTCAACTGTGAGTCTTTATCGCCAGGAATTAATCGCTTTGGACTGGCGGTCGCCGTTCGAGTTTTACGGTTACCTGGTGCAGGTTCTGGAAAGACTCATAGATGAAGCCTCAGCCGTTAGGGGTGGGTATTCCGAGGATGAGAAGAGCTGGCTTTACTATATCCTTAGCCTTGTTCGTCTAAATCAGGGAAACCTGGAAGATTCCGAGACGCTGCTGAGAAAGGCTGTATTGGTCGCTAACAACGACAGCTGGCCTTATCTCCTATCTATTTCCAGGCTGGAACAGGTTCAAAAACAACGGCTGGCATCCCTGAAAAGAAAAACCAAAAGAACTGGATATCTATCTGATACAAAAAAATTTTCGCAAACAATAAAAAAAGACTATTTGCTCAAAAAAGAACGCCTTGAAAAACTCGCACCTCTTGTTTCCAGGCTTAAAGCAAATTCCATAACTCCGGGAGACAAGCGGGAAATATTAGAAAAAATCATGGAGATTGTTAAAGTTAATGATGCCATCCTCGTGGGGATGGCCTATTACAGCGCGATGAGCGAAGAATGGGAGCTTGCCCTGAAGTATGCCCGGGCTTTCCTTGAAGTTGGAGGTCGAGAAAATGCAGGACGTTTAAGCGTTGGTTTGCTGGAGCCCTGTATACTGAACCATATGGGTCGAAAAGATGAAGCAATGAAAAGACTCAAAGTGCTCAGTGTTCAGACAAATAATCATTGGTACAGACATATCGCAAAATGCCTGCTGGGTGAAGAAACCGAGCAATCCATTGTTAAAAGAACGGGTGAAAGCCCGGAATATATGCTTACCGCCCATTGTGCTCTGGGATTCTGGGCAGAAGGTATCGGTGAAAACAAGAAAGCGTTAAAGCACTATAAAGAGGCCCTTGGATCGTATATGGATGACTGGCTCGAATACGAGTTTACCGTGGAGCGGATCAAAAAGTTGAAATAGATTTCAAAACAGACACTCATAAAAGGGAGTGTCTCTCATTTAGTAGAAAGGGTAAGTTAAGCAAGATCAAAATATAATGAATTAAAGGGCTGCAAAGTTTTTCATTCTCTACTCAGTTTGTCCGAAGAAGTGCCCCAATCCCAATTGGTTAAACCCGATTTCCCGATAAATAGCCGGCTGCCACTCTTATGGAAAAATTTGAAGAGGGCTTTATGTTTTCCTATCATGATGATACTTGGTGCCGGTTTGACAAAACCAGACCTACTTAATTGGGGGGTCGCAATGGCCTTTTTTGTGAACTGTTTGATCTTTAAGGATTGTTATACTGTTTGCCATATTGGTCAGTCAGGGGAAGCGTCCATTTGCCCGGACGAACTGAGTGGCGATTGAAAAACTCCCCGACCCTTCATTTAATCCTTTTAAGGGTTGTGGCGCAGTTCGTAACCGCCGAGCCACCGACATTAAAAACAACCCCGATTTCCGGCTGTCGCTTTTGAGGTGCTGCGCCTATCGGCTCACCCACCAGCTGTTTATAAGCCAGGGCATGCATGGAAGTGCCGGTGGCACCCACCGGATGGCCTTTGGACTTCAGACCTCCGGAAAGGTTTATCGGACAGTCATCATCCCGTGTATACTTTCCTTCAATAAAATCCCACCCACCCTGACCATCTTTGGAGAGGCCAAGTGCTTCCACACTGAGAATTTGATTGATGGTAAAACAATCATGAACTTCAGCGAAGTCAACGTCTTCTATGGTAATACCGGCCTCCTCAAACGATTTATTAATCGCCTGTTTACCCGCTGTGAGCTCATGCATATTGGGTCGTACATTTTCCGCCAGCCTTTCGGTGGTTTGGCCAATGCCGGTGATTTCAACAGCCCTGTTGCTGATAGAGACGGCTTCATCGGTGGGAGCGATAACCAGGGCGGCCGCTCCGTCGGTCACCAGTGAGCAATCGTGCAATCTCAACGGAGGGGCAATCATGGGATTGCCTCCCTTACCTCCATCAGGGAGGCTTAAGATTGCTTCTGAATTGGTAAGGCCCAGCCTGTCCGGCGGACTTCCCTTACCGAAATGGGCCAGAGGATTTTCCAAACCGTTACGGTAGCATAGAGCTGATACGGCTGCCAGCATTTGCCGTAATTCTTCGGCACTGTACCCGTAATGCGCTTGATAGCCTTTGGCATATTCGGCAAACAGGCCCGGAAACGTCATTCCTTTTGAACCCTCTGTGGGCCAGTGGGATGAACAGGCCAGTACGTGGGTCATGTCTTTGGTGCTTAGCAGATTCATTTTTTCCACGCCGATAATAAGCGCTCTGTTAAATCGTCCGGATTCGATCCCATATACGGCATTATAGAGCGCCACCGATGATGATGCACAGGCTCCTTCTGTGCGTGTGGTGGGAATAAAACGCATCGATTCAGGGGCCACTTCCAGTCCCAGCGGTCCGACATGCTCTTGATTAAGAAAGAGTGAAGGGGAACAGGAGCCAACCCAGATGCCGTCAATCTCCTCCGGCTCCAGGCCGGCATCTGCAAGGGCACCTTTCCCGGCCTCGATCAACAAATCATAGTAGGAGACCATGTCTTTGACCTCTCCCGTTTCTCTGTTTTTTTCAACAAACGCCCCAAACTTTGTATTGTATGCACCAATGATGCTGACTTTACTCATGAGTTTTCCTTTCGACTAATATCAGTTTACCCGGTTTGCCCGCTAGAAACAACCGGTCAAAACCAGACGTGATGTGTCACAATCCAAGGTTGCCTCTTAGACCACTTAAAGGATTCTATCCTTTAGACCCCAGGCGTAATCCTCCGTGCACAAAAAACACCTCCCCGGCCAGGGCTTCGTTTCGATAGAGTTCGCCGGCTAAGGATGCCACCTCCTCAGGTTCAATCAAACGGCCGATGGGAACATCCTGCAATATTTTATCCAAGGCTTTTTGATTCATGCCCTTTAAGATGGCCGTGGCACAATATCCCGGCGCAATG
This DNA window, taken from Thermodesulfobacteriota bacterium, encodes the following:
- a CDS encoding propanoyl-CoA acyltransferase codes for the protein MSKVSIIGAYNTKFGAFVEKNRETGEVKDMVSYYDLLIEAGKGALADAGLEPEEIDGIWVGSCSPSLFLNQEHVGPLGLEVAPESMRFIPTTRTEGACASSSVALYNAVYGIESGRFNRALIIGVEKMNLLSTKDMTHVLACSSHWPTEGSKGMTFPGLFAEYAKGYQAHYGYSAEELRQMLAAVSALCYRNGLENPLAHFGKGSPPDRLGLTNSEAILSLPDGGKGGNPMIAPPLRLHDCSLVTDGAAALVIAPTDEAVSISNRAVEITGIGQTTERLAENVRPNMHELTAGKQAINKSFEEAGITIEDVDFAEVHDCFTINQILSVEALGLSKDGQGGWDFIEGKYTRDDDCPINLSGGLKSKGHPVGATGTSMHALAYKQLVGEPIGAAPQKRQPEIGVVFNVGGSAVTNCATTLKRIK
- a CDS encoding trypsin-like peptidase domain-containing protein, producing the protein MKICQKCGQMVAEEILSCPSCGNEVVEGRKYIDDYQIVEVLHEGYSSILCRAIKEGTDDPVMIRIFTLQSGVDEEIAERLQEELEELKKLPENYFVRHLEIRKSSDGLWYRVSEWIETETWGNLLASGRLQDFRTACKLFYKIASILEGLHQIGHFIPHLILNDLIIIKNDKKDLEVKIDYKVSRFLDPQMGQSPPMLKKLIASHPDIIHQRPLDFRSGIWSLGKALVEILSADYEIKDFHAKIDELQLPQDAKVLLKIMLADDPDLRPQSMSEVADNLSQLIDSKAEAIPSPVVEIRGLKKRVSLLVLILSMLLVVGILAWLYFPFKNRNSEEILEDFANRYASSVAFVLADYWLEDGKNYFYRNRTEGTAFLVDKEGYLLTNRHVACPWLEDNNLYILINRLKQLQRPVRLGYRLFLWFEGEKAFKRLPNLPGSPDLEDIYFVESAYSTDGISRLTIAGVAKPPVKTWQLIKSPLKDDFAVLKVDRLPDGLVPLPIDYEMEALKIQKLSPVITLGFPLGSRTQANTVNVSVTRGHVRRTFENLIQVDTSIHRGNSGGPIIDTSGKVIGIASKVAADYTAGPRPVITLLSDIGMVLPITKAAAFLNELKSGQTKWNGVLDLSVDIKIKQIADLARKGKWDQARALADKDLKVSFDPMLVMAAGMMHLCSEDYQGAKHLFSQALSMDSENNQARWMLFLIDWMENRSTVSLYRQELIALDWRSPFEFYGYLVQVLERLIDEASAVRGGYSEDEKSWLYYILSLVRLNQGNLEDSETLLRKAVLVANNDSWPYLLSISRLEQVQKQRLASLKRKTKRTGYLSDTKKFSQTIKKDYLLKKERLEKLAPLVSRLKANSITPGDKREILEKIMEIVKVNDAILVGMAYYSAMSEEWELALKYARAFLEVGGRENAGRLSVGLLEPCILNHMGRKDEAMKRLKVLSVQTNNHWYRHIAKCLLGEETEQSIVKRTGESPEYMLTAHCALGFWAEGIGENKKALKHYKEALGSYMDDWLEYEFTVERIKKLK